The Osmerus eperlanus chromosome 22, fOsmEpe2.1, whole genome shotgun sequence genome window below encodes:
- the LOC134008796 gene encoding myosin-9-like isoform X1 — MSEADQFLYGDRGQVGNPMAQADWATKKLVWIPSEKLGFEPGSIKEEQGDECVVELSDNGRKVKVNKDDIQKMNPPKFNKVEDMAELTCLNEASVLHNLKERYYSGLIYTYSGLFCVVINPYKNLPIYSEDIVDMYRGKKRHEMPPHIYAITDTAYRSMMQDREDQSILCTGESGAGKTENTKKVIQYLANVASSFKSKKEQASAVLSHGELEKQLLQANPILEAFGNAKTVKNDNSSRFGKFIRINFDVNGYIVGANIETYLLEKSRAVRQAKEERAFHIFYYMLTGAGDKLRSELCLEDYKKYRFLSNGNVTIPGQQDRDLFLETMEAFKIMSIPEEESTGLFKVVSAVLQLGNMSFKKERNSDQASMPDDTAAQKVCHLLGINVTDFSRAILSPRIKVGRDYVQKAQTQEQAEFAVEALAKASYERMFRWLVLRINKALDKTKRQGASFIGILDIAGFEIFELNSFEQLCINYTNEKLQQLFNHTMFILEQEEYQREGIEWSFIDFGLDLQPCIDLIEKHAGPPGVLALLDEECWFPKATDKSFVEKVVLELGNNPKFFKPKKLKDDADFCIMHYAGKVDYKADAWLMKNMDPLNDNVATLLNQSSDKIVSDLWRDMDRIVGLDKVAGMADSMHGAFKTKKGMFRTVGQLYKEQLSNLMTTLRNTNPNFVRCIIPNHEKKAGKLEPHLVLDQLRCNGVLEGIRICRQGFPNRVVFQEFRQRYEILTPNSIPKGFMDGKQACVLMIKALELDSNLFRVGQSKVFFRAGVLAHLEEERDLKITDVIIGFQSWCRGYVARKAFAKRQQQLTAMKVIQRNCVAYLKLRNWQWWRLFTKVKPLLQVTRQEEEMLAKEEELEKVKERQLQAEEILREFETKQNQLNSEKLALQEQLQAETELCAEAEEMRSRLATRKQELEDILHDLEARVEEEEERVTQLQTERKKMQQNITDLEQQLDEEEGARQKLQLEKVTTDAKLKKIEEDVMVLEDQNNKLNKEKKLLEDRISESTSNLAEEEEKSKSLQKLKNKHEAMITDLEDRLRKEEKQRQELEKNRRKLEGDSTDLHDQMADLQAQIAELRAQLAKKEEELLKALSRIEEESAAKNQAQKKIRELEAQISELQEDLELERAARTKAEKHRRDLGEELEALKTELEDTLDSTAAQHELRTKRESEVTQMKKALDDEAKVHEQQMAEMRHKHNQAFDELNEQLEQAKRNKASVDKAKQALDSEKSELVIEVQTLLQGKGELEHRKKKAETQLQELQIKHGEAERQRHDLADKVTKLQLELDNSNSMLSAVEGKSIKASKDCSAVESQLQDVQELLQEETRQKLSFSTRLRQMEDDQHNLRDLLEEEEEAKKNMEKQVFTLQAQLADMKKKVDHEALSLEGAEESKKKLQREMDGMLQQLEEKSSAYDKLDKTKTRLQQELDDMMVDHDHLRQIVNNLEKKQKKFDQMLAEEKTVSTKYAEERDRAEAEAREKDTRALTLARELETMTDMKADIDRANKLLKAEMEDLVSSKDDVGKSVHELEKSKRGMDQQLEEMRVQLEELEDELQATEDAKLRLEVNMQAMKAQFDRDLQARDEQGEEKRKQLVKQVREMEVELEDERRQRSLALSSKKKLELDLAELEAQIDMANKGRDEALKQLKKHQAHMKDLMRELEELRLSREEALDEAKENEKKVKSMEADAMQLHEDLATSERMKRQAQSERDELQDEINSHASKNSLIADEKRKLEARIAQLEEDLEEEHLNTDMVNDRLKRSTLQCDQVTAELAAERSTSQNLEGTRSQLERQNKELKLKLQELESTIKSKYKSSIAALEAKIAQLEEQLDIETKERQQATRQTRRTEKKLKEVVLQVDDERRNSDQYKDQAEKLNIRMRQLKRQLEESEEEVTRANASRRKMQRELEDVTETADSMNREVSTLKSKLRRGDVPFNMRRVINRSGLESDEESELQSEASEPTPE; from the exons ATGTCGGAAGCAGACCAGTTCCTGTACGGGGACCGCGGTCAGGTGGGCAACCCCATGGCCCAGGCAGACTGGGCCACCAAGAAGCTGGTGTGGATCCCCTCGGAGAAGCTGGGCTTTGAGCCAGGCTCCATTAAAGAGGAGCAGGGCGACGAGTGTGTGGTGGAGCTGTCCGACAACGGGAGGAAGGTGAAGGTCAACAAGGACGACATCCAGAAGATGAACCCGCCCAAGTTCAACAAGGTGGAGGACATGGCCGAGCTCACCTGCCTGAACGAGGCGTCGGTGCTGCACAACCTGAAGGAGAGATACTACTCTGGACTCATCTAC ACATACTCGGGGCTCTTCTGTGTGGTCATCAACCCCTACAAAAACCTGCCCATCTACTCGGAGGACATAGTGGACATGTACAGGGGCAAGAAGAGGCACGAGATGCCCCCCCACATCTACGCCATCACAGACACCGCCTACAGGAGTATGatgcagg ATCGTGAGGACCAGTCCATCCTTTGCAC AGGGGAGTCGGGCGCGGGGAAAACGGAGAACACCAAGAAAGTCATTCAGTATTTGGCCAATGTTGCCTCGTCCTTCAAGTCCAAGAAAGAACAG gCCAGTGCAGTACTGTCACAT GGGGAACTGGAGAAACAGCTGCTCCAGGCTAATCCCATCCTGGAGGCCTTCGGCAACGCCAAAACGGTCAAGAATGACAACTCCTCACGATTT GGGAAATTCATTAGGATTAACTTTGATGTCAACGGCTACATCGTCGGGGCTAATATTGAAACCT ACCTACTGGAGAAGTCCCGAGCCGTAAGACAAGCGAAGGAGGAGAGGGCCTTCCATATATTCTATTACATGCTGACTGGAGCCGGAGATAAACTACGCT CCGAGCTATGTCTTGAGGACTACAAAAAGTACCGCTTCCTGTCCAACGGGAACGTGACCATCCCTGGTCAGCAGGACCGCGACCTCTTTCTGGAGACCATGGAAGCCTTTAAGATCATGAGCATCCCCGAAGAGGAGTCCACAG GTTTGTTCAAGGTGGTGTCTGCTGTGCTGCAGTTGGGAAACATGAGCTTCAAAAAAGAGCGGAACTCTGACCAGGCCTCCATGCCAGATGACACTG cTGCCCAGAAAGTGTGCCACCTGCTGGGCATAAACGTGACAGACTTCTCCCGGGCCATCCTGTCCCCCAGGATCAAGGTGGGCCGAGACTACGTCCAGAAGGCCCAGACCCAGGAGCAGGCGGAGTTCGCAGTGGAGGCCCTGGCAAAGGCCTCCTACGAGAGGATGTTCCGCTGGCTGGTCTTGAGGATCAACAAGGCCCTGGACAAGACCAAGAGACAAGGGGCCTCCTTCATTGGCATCCTGGATATCGCTGGCTTCGAGATCTTTGAG cTGAACTCGTTTGAGCAGCTGTGCATCAACTACACCAACGAGAAGCTCCAGCAGCTGTTCAACCACACCATGTTCAtcctggagcaggaggagtacCAGCGGGAGGGCATCGAGTGGAGCTTCATCGACTTCGGCCTGGACCTGCAACCCTGCATCGACCTCATCGAGAAACAT gcGGGTCCTCCTGGAGTGCTGGCCCTGCTGGACGAAGAGTGCTGGTTTCCCAAGGCCACCGACAAAAGCTTTGTTGAAAAGGTGGTGCTGGAGCTGGGCAACAACCCCAAGTTCTTCAAGCCCAAGAAACTCAAGGATGACGCCGACTTCTGCATCATGCACTACGCTGGAAAG GTGGACTACAAGGCAGACGCGTGGCTGATGAAGAACATGGACCCCCTGAACGACAACGTGGCCACTCTGCTCAACCAGTCTTCAGACAAGATTGTGTCCGATCTCTGGAGAGATA TGGACCGTATTGTAGGTCTGGATAAGGTGGCGGGTATGGCCGACTCCATGCACGGGGCCTTCAAGACCAAGAAGGGCATGTTCCGCACGGTGGGCCAGCTGTACAAGGAACAGCTGTCCAACCTCATGACCACCCTCAGGAACACCAACCCCAACTTCGTCCGTTGCATCATCCCCAACCACGAGAAAAAG gCTGGGAAGCTGGAGCCCCACCTGGTCCTGGACCAGCTGAGGTGTAACGGGGTTCTGGAGGGGATCCGCATCTGCAGACAGGGCTTCCCCAACCGGGTCGTCTTCCAGGAGTTCAGACAAAG ATATGAGATCCTCACTCCAAATTCCATTCCTAAGGGATTCATGGATGGAAAGCAGGCTTGTGTGCTCATG ATCAAGGCTCTGGAGTTGGATTCCAACTTGTTCAGGGTCGGCCAGAGTAAAGTATTCTTCAGGGCCGGCGTGCTGgctcacctggaggaggagagggacctGAAGATCACCGACGTCATCATTGGCTTCCAGTCCTGGTGCAGGGGATATGTCGCTCGCAA AGCCTTTGCTAAGAGGCAGCAGCAGTTGACTGCCATGAAGGTGATCCAGAGGAACTGTGTTGCCTACCTCAAACTCAGGAACTGGCAGTGGTGGAGACTCTTCACCAAG GTGAAGCCCCTGCTCCAGGTGACCaggcaggaagaggagatgctggccaaagaggaggagctggagaaggtgaaggagaggcAGTTGCAGGCTGAGGAGATACTCAGGGAGTTTGAAACCAAGCAGAACCAG CTGAATTCAGAGAAGCTGGCCCTGCAAGAGCAGCTTCAGGCCGAGACTGAGCTGTGTGCCGAGGCCGAGGAGATGCGCTCACGTCTGGCCACACGCAaacaggagctggaggacatCCTCCATGACCTGGAGGCCcgcgtggaggaagaggaggagcgggtCACCCAGCTGCAGacggagaggaagaagatgcaGCAGAATATCACG GACCTCGAGCAGCagctggatgaggaggagggggccaggCAGAAGCTGCAGCTGGAGAAGGTCACCACGGATGCCAAGCTGAAGAAGATCGAGGAGGATGTGATGGTTCTTGAAGACCAGAACAACAAACTCAACAAG GAGAAGAAGCTGCTGGAGGATAGAATCTCAGAGTCAACCAGCAAcctggctgaggaggaggagaagtccAAGAGCCTTCAGAAGCTCAAGAACAAACACGAGGCCATGATCACCGACTTGGAGG ACCGActgagaaaggaggagaagcagaggcaggagctggagaagaacaGGCGCAAGCTGGAGGGAGACTCCACCGACCTGCACGACCAGATGGCTGACCTGCAGGCCCAAATCGCTGAGCTCCGTGCCCAACTGGCCaagaaggaagaggagctgCTCAAAGCACTGTCCAG GATCGAGGAGGAGTCTGCGGCCAAGAACCAGGCTCAGAAGAAGATTCGCGAGCTGGAGGCCCAGATCTCGGAGCTGCAGGAGGACCTGGAGCTGGAGAGGGCGGCCAGGACCAAGGCTGAGAAACACCGCAGAGACCTCGGAGAGGAGCTGGAAGCCCTCAAGACTGAGCTGGAGGACACACTGGACTCTACCGCCGCACAGCATGAGCTCAG GACCAAGCGCGAGTCTGAGGTGACCCAAATGAAGAAGGCTCTGGATGACGAGGCCAAGGTCCATGAGCAGCAGATGGCCGAAATGAGACACAAGCACAACCAGGCCTTCGACGAGCTCAACGAGCAACTGGAGCAAGCCAAGAGG AACAAGGCGTCCGTGGACAAGGCCAAGCAGGCCCTGGACAGTGAGAAGAGCGAGCTGGTCATCGAGGTTCAGACGCTGCTTCAGGGGAAGGGCGAGCTGGAGCACCGCAAGAAGAAGGCGGAGACCCAGCTGCAGGAGCTGCAGATCAAACACGGCGAGGCGGAGCGACAGAGGCACGACCTGGCCGACAAAGTGACAAAACTGCAG CTGGAGTTGGACAACTCCAACAGCATGTTGAGCGCAGTTGAAGGCAAGTCCATCAAGGCCTCCAAAGACTGCTCCGCTGTGGAGTCTCAGTTGCAGGACGTACAG GAGTTGCTCCAGGAGGAGACCCGCCAGaagctctccttctccacccgcCTGAGGCAGATGGAGGACGACCAGCACAACCTCCGggacctgctggaggaggaggaggaggccaagaaGAACATGGAGAAGCAGGTCTTCACCCTCCAAGCTCAG CTGGCTGACATGAAGAAGAAGGTGGATCATGAGGCTTTGTCcctggagggggcggaggagagcAAGAAGAAGCTGCAGAGGGAGATGGATGGGAtgctgcagcagctggaggagaagagctcCGCCTACGACAAGCTGGACAAGACCAAGACCCGTCTGCAGCAGGAGCTGGACGACATGATGGTGGACCACGACCACCTCAGGCAGATCGTCAACAACCTGGAGAAGAAGCAGAAGAAGTTCGACCAG ATGCTGGCTGAGGAGAAGACCGTCTCCACCAAGTACGCTGAGGAGCGCGACCGGGCGGAGGCCGAGGCCAGGGAGAAGGACACCCGGGCCCTGACTCTAGCCCGCGAGCTGGAGACCATGACTGACATGAAGGCCGATATCGACCGCGCAAACAAGCTCCTCAAGGCCGAGATGGAAGATCTCGTCTCCTCCAAGGACGACGTCGGCAAGAGC GTCCACGAGCTGGAGAAGTCGAAGCGAGGGATGGaccagcagctggaggagatgCGGGtgcagctggaggagctggaggacgagCTGCAGGCCACGGAGGACGCCAAGCTGCGCCTGGAGGTCAACATGCAGGCCATGAAGGCCCAGTTCGACAGGGACCTGCAAGCCCGGgacgagcagggagaggagaagaggaagcagCTGGTCAAGCAG GTgcgagagatggaggtggagttgGAGGATGAGCGCAGACAGAGGAGTCTGGCCCTGTCGTCTAAGAAGAAGCTGGAGCTGGACTTGGCAGAGCTGGAAGCTCAGATAGACATGGCTAATAAGGGTCGCGATGAAGCCCTCAAACAGCTCAAGAAACACCAG gcccacaTGAAGGATCTGATGAGGGAGCTGGAAGAGTTGCGTCTGTCGAGGGAGGAGGCCCTTGACGAGGCCAAGGAGAACGAGAAGAAGGTCAAGTCCATGGAGGCTGACGCCATGCAGCTCCACGAG GACCTGGCCACATCAGAAAGGATGAAGCGACAGgcccagagcgagagagacgagCTGCAGGACGAAATCAACAGCCATGCCTCCAAGAA CTCCCTGATTGCGGACgagaagaggaagctggaggcTCGTATcgcccagctggaggaggatcTGGAGGAGGAACACCTCAACACCGACATGGTCAACGACCGCTTGAAGAGGAGCACTCTACAG TGCGACCAGGTCACTGCAGAGCTGGCAGCGGAGCGCAGTACCAGTCAGAACCTGGAGGGCACCCGCTCCCAGCTGGAGCGCCAGAACAAGGAGCTGAAGCTGAagctgcaggagctggagagcaCCATCAAGAGCAAGTACAAGTCCTCCATCGCTGCCCTGGAGGCCAAGATCgcccagctggaggagcagtTGGACATCGAGACAAA AGAACGTCAGCAGGCCACAAGACAGACCAGGCGCACGGAGAAGAAGCTGAAGGAGGTCGTGCTGCAGGTGGATGACGAGAGACGCAACAGCGACCAATACAAAGACCAG GCGGAGAAACTGAACATCCGTATGCGTCAGTTGAAGAGGCAGCTGGAGGAATCCGAGGAGGAAGTGACCCGGGCCAATGCCTCCCGCAGGAAGAtgcagagagagctggaggacgTCACAGAGACTGCAGACTCCATGAACCGAGAGGTCAGCACCTTGAAGAGCAAGCTCAG GCGGGGAGACGTGCCTTTCAACATGCGCCGAGTTATCAACCGCTCAGGCCTGGAAAGTGACGAGGAGTCTGAGCTCCAGAGTGAGGCGTCTGAGCCCACACCGGAGTGA